In the genome of Ostrinia nubilalis chromosome 30, ilOstNubi1.1, whole genome shotgun sequence, one region contains:
- the LOC135085862 gene encoding zinc finger protein 526-like, whose amino-acid sequence MSETTAGAETKEVTCESNDPGVEEVVIKCDVIEISDDDEEPKPKRRRRKKPPSDQRHPCEVCEKTFQTGYELKKHARTHTGERPYMCTTCGKTYTQLGHLSIHQLAHKGSYCHSYKAQC is encoded by the exons atGTCCGAAACTACTGCAGGTGCAGAGACGAAAGAAGTCACGTGTGAGTCAAACGACCCGGGCGTGGAAGAGGTGGTGATAAAATGTGACGTCATTGAGATTTCGGACGATGACGAGGAACCAAAGCCCAAGAG GCGTCGCAGAAAGAAACCCCCATCCGACCAGCGGCACCCGTGCGAAGTCTGCGAGAAAACCTTCCAAACAGGTTACGAGCTGAAGAAACACGCTCGCACGCACACAGGCGAGCGTCCGTATATGTGCACTACTTGCGGCAAGACTTATACACAGCTTGGGCACCTTAGTATACACCAGCTCGCGCATAAAGGTTCGTATTGCCATAGCTATAAGGCTCAATGTTGA